A stretch of the Vigna radiata var. radiata cultivar VC1973A chromosome 7, Vradiata_ver6, whole genome shotgun sequence genome encodes the following:
- the LOC106768945 gene encoding copper-transporting ATPase RAN1, translating into MAPSTGDLQLTSPGAGKGSDELEDVRLLDSYEKHYIHHDETKRIQVRITGMTCAACSNSVETALRSVNGVTEASVALLQNKADVIFNPSLVKDVDIKNAIEDAGFEAEILPDSGPADRGGVAATLVGQFTIGGMTCAACVNSVEGILRRLNGVKRVVVALATSLGEVEYDPNVISKDDIVAAIEDAGFEGSFVQSNGQDQVLFGVGGVYSLGDARVLEGMLSGTKGVRQFRFDPVLNELDVAYDPVVISSRSLVDGIQLGSNGKFRLHVRNPYARMASKDGSETSTMFRLFISSLVLSVPLFFIGVICPHIPFVYSLLLWRCGPFLMGDWLKWALVSVIQFVIGKRFYIAAGRALRNGSTNMDVLVALGTTASYVYSVCALLYGALTGFWSPTYFETSAMLITFVLLGKYLECLAKGKTSDAIKKLVELTPATALLVVKDKGGRTIEEREIDSLLVQPGDTLKVLPGTKIPADGIVTWGSSYVNESMVTGESTPVSKEVNASVIGGTINMHGVLHIQATKIGSDTVLSQIISLVETAQMSKAPIQKFADYVASIFVPTVVSLSLLTLLCWYIAGALGAYPEKWLPENGNHFVFALMFSISVVVIACPCALGLATPTAVMVATGVGANNGVLIKGGDSLETAQKVKYVIFDKTGTLTQGKSTVTAARVFTGMDRGEFLTLVASAEASSEHPLGKAILQYARHFLFFDESSPTSGTKNDAAVLKSGWLYDVSDFSALPGRGVQCFIDGKRILVGNRKLLEENGIEISTEVESFVVELEESAKTGILVAYDDVLTGVLGIADPLKREASVVIEGLRKMGVIPVMVTGDNWRTARAVAKEVGIEDVRAEVMPAGKADVVRSFQKDGSIVAMVGDGINDSPALAAADVGMAIGAGTDVAIEAANYVLMRDNLEDVITAIDLSKKTFLRIRLNYVFAMAYNVVAIPVAAGVFFPSLRIQLPPWLAGACMAMSSVSVVCSSLLLRRYTRPKLTTILEILVN; encoded by the exons ATGGCGCCGAGCACCGGAGACCTCCAACTAACTTCTCCCGGCGCCGGCAAAGGTTCCGACGAACTCGAAGATGTTCGCCTCCTCGATTCCTACGAAAAACACTACATCCATCACGATGAAACGAAGCGGATTCAGGTCAGAATCACCGGCATGACCTGTGCCGCGTGTTCCAACTCCGTCGAAACCGCTCTCAGGTCCGTTAACGGCGTAACAGAGGCTTCCGTTGCTCTTCTTCAAAACAAAGCTGACGTCATTTTCAATCCGAGCCTCGTCAAG GATGTCGACATTAAGAATGCGATTGAAGACGCAGGTTTTGAGGCGGAGATCTTGCCGGATTCCGGTCCGGCTGACCGCGGCGGCGTAGCCGCCACGTTGGTGGGTCAGTTCACGATCGGCGGGATGACGTGTGCGGCTTGTGTGAATTCCGTTGAGGGCATTTTGAGGAGGCTTAATGGAGTGAAAAGAGTGGTGGTGGCTTTGGCTACTTCATTGGGAGAGGTTGAGTATGATCCCAATGTGATTAGCAAAGATGATATTGTGGCGGCCATTGAAGACGCTGGTTTCGAGGGTTCGTTTGTGCAGAGTAATGGGCAGGATCAGGTTTTGTTCGGGGTTGGTGGTGTGTACTCTCTGGGTGATGCTCGGGTTTTGGAAGGGATGCTCAGTGGCACTAAAGGGGTGAGGCAGTTTCGGTTTGACCCGGTGTTGAATGAGCTTGATGTGGCTTATGACCCTGTAGTTATTAGTTCGAGGTCATTGGTTGATGGCATCCAGTTGGGAAGTAATGGTAAGTTTAGATTGCATGTTAGGAATCCATACGCTAGAATGGCTTCCAAAGATGGTTCGGAAACCTCAACTATGTTTCGGCTTTTCATTTCCAGCTTGGTTCTCAGT GTTCCTCTATTCTTCATTGGGGTAATCTGTCCTCATATTCCGTTTGTTTACTCCTTGTTACTTTGGAGATGTGGGCCTTTTCTCATGGGTGATTGGTTGAAGTGGGCGTTGGTTAGTGTCATTCAATTTGTGATTGGGAAACGCTTCTATATAGCGGCTGGAAGAGCTCTAAGAAATGGTTCAACAAACATGGATGTTCTGGTTGCTTTGGGAACTACAGCCTCTTATGTTTATTCCGTTTGTGCTCTTCTATACGGTGCCCTTACAGGATTTTGGTCTCCAACATACTTTGAAACAAGTGCTATGCTTATAACATTTGTATTGCTCGGCAAGTATTTGGAGTGCCTTGCCAAGGGAAAGACATCTGATGCTATTAAGAAGCTAGTGGAACTTACTCCAGCAACAGCTTTATTGGTTGTCAAAGATAAAG gtgGTAGAACTATTGAAGAAAGGGAAATAGATTCCTTACTCGTTCAGCCTGGTGACACATTAAAAGTTCTTCCTGGTACAAAGATTCCTGCTGATGGTATTGTTACTTGGGGCTCAAGTTATGTAAATGAGAGTATGGTGACCGGTGAATCAACACCCGTTTCGAAGGAGGTGAATGCATCTGTTATTGGAGGTACAATTAATATGCATGGTGTCCTTCACATTCAAGCCACCAAAATAGGATCAGATACAGTTTTGAGTCAGATAATTAGTTTGGTGGAGACAGCTCAGATGTCCAAAGCCCCTATTCAAAAGTTTGCTGATTAT GTAGCAAGCATATTTGTTCCTACGGTTGTGAGTTTGTCATTATTGACACTACTGTGCTG GTATATAGCTGGGGCTCTTGGAGCATACCCAGAGAAATGGCTGCCAGAAAATGGAAATCACTTTGTTTTTGCGCTTATGTTTTCAATATCTGTTGTGGTGATTGCATGTCCATGTGCACTTGGTTTGGCAACACCAACTGCTGTCATGGTGGCAACAGGGGTTGGGGCCAACAATGGCGTGTTAATTAAAGGAGGAGACTCCTTGGAAACGGCTCAGAAGGTGAAATATGTCATATTTGACAAAACAGGCACTCTAACTCAGGGGAAATCCACTGTTACTGCTGCGAGGGTATTCACAGGAATGGACCGCGGAGAATTTCTTACATTAGTGGCTTCTGCTGAG gCTAGCAGCGAACACCCTCTGGGAAAAGCAATATTGCAATATGCCcgccattttcttttctttgatgaGTCTTCGCCTACCAGTGGTACTAAGAATGATGCTGCAGTGTTAAAGTCAGGGTGGCTTTATGATGTCTCAGACTTCTCTGCTCTTCCAGGACGGGGTGTCCAGTGTTTTATAGATGGGAAGCGTATTTTG GTTGGTAACCGGAAGCTGCTGGAAGAAAATGGCATAGAGATTTCTACAGAAGTGGAAAGTTTTGTTGTAGAGCTTGAAGAAAGTGCAAAGACAGGGATACTGGTAGCATATGATGATGTATTAACTGGAGTCTTAGGGATTGCAGACCCACTCAAGAGAGAAGCTTCTGTTGTTATAGAGGGCCTCCGGAAAATGGGAGTCATACCAGTAATGGTTACAGGAGATAACTGGAGAACAGCTCGAGCTGTTGCCAAGGAG GTTGGAATTGAAGATGTTAGGGCAGAGGTTATGCCTGCAGGAAAGGCTGATGTTGTTCGTTCATTCCAAAAGGATGGAAGTATAGTTGCAATGGTTGGTGATGGAATCAATGACTCGCCAGCATTAGCTGCTGCAGATGTAGGTATGGCAATTGGGGCAGGGACAGATGTGGCAATAGAAGCTGCTAACTACGTGCTGATGAGAGATAACTTGGAAGATGTGATCACAGCCATTGATCTTTCCAAAAAGACCTTCTTACGCATTCGATTGAATTATGTATTCGCGATGGCATACAATGTTGTTGCTATACCTGTTGCTGCAGGagttttctttccttctttgaGGATCCAGCTGCCACCATGGCTTGCTGGTGCATGCATGGCTATGTCATCTGTTAGTGTGGTATGCTCTTCTCTGCTTTTGAGAAGATATACAAGGCCCAAACTCACCACAATACTTGAAATTCTTGTAAATTAA